A window of the Cicer arietinum cultivar CDC Frontier isolate Library 1 chromosome 6, Cicar.CDCFrontier_v2.0, whole genome shotgun sequence genome harbors these coding sequences:
- the LOC101511262 gene encoding auxin-induced protein 15A, whose protein sequence is MKTTSNRFVGIVQAKQKLQRTLSQRIRMASAVADVPKGHLAVYVGKDYKRFVIPISYLSHPLFKDLLDWAEQEFGFNHPMGGLTIPCTEDYFICLTSSLN, encoded by the coding sequence ATGAAGACAACAAGTAATAGATTTGTGGGGATAGTTCAAGCAAAACAGAAACTTCAAAGAAcactttcacaaagaattagAATGGCTTCAGCAGTTGCTGATGTACCAAAAGGACATTTGGCAGTGTATGTTGGAAAAGACTATAAGAGGTTTGTAATTCCAATATCTTATTTGAGTCATCCTTTATTCAAAGATTTATTGGATTGGGCTGAACAAGAATTTGGATTCAATCACCCAATGGGAGGTCTCACAATTCCATGCACTGAAGATTATTTCATTTGTCTAACTTCTTCTCTTAATTAA
- the LOC140920932 gene encoding uncharacterized protein, which yields MASVSGVGGSAGGSGGSDGLGGTGTAAIRGISKTSRGKKKVAKRVVNDPSLMPMPSIGTSGGAIPLYPEVPVEPYTLDEIMDPGCVDCYNRIVIIPEGDGYVNYD from the coding sequence atggcttcagtgtcgggagtaggaggatcTGCAGGAGGATCAGGAGGTTCGGATGGATTGGGAGGAACAGGAACGGCGGcaatacgaggaatatccaaaacatcacgtggtaagaaaaaagttgctaaacgtgttgttaatgacccatctctcatgccgatgccgtccattggtactagtggtggagctattcctctatatccggaggtcccagtagagccttataccttagacgaaataatggatcccggatgtgttgattgctacaaccgcattgtcatcattccagaaggagatgggtatgtaaactatgattga